A stretch of Chloracidobacterium validum DNA encodes these proteins:
- a CDS encoding serine/threonine protein kinase encodes MKLCPVCHACYEDVARFCVRDGSPLLDSLPVSTTLQGRFRFLRLLTTGRMGDAYLASDAVANHQVLIKALPAYLFIDPEIRQRFMSNLARLTTVRSPSLVDYHALIEMDRGYVALVTEYVVGHDLREELRSHQPLSPRRAATIAREAAQGLAAAHAVGIPHFDLKPENILLFADAETQALRVKVADVGLSCLKESMTGSVTDDTGSEIARLPYYTSPETCLGEALDARTDIYGLGIILYEMLAGVPPFQAKSPGRILSMQATETPKQLSASLPEPLVALTMRMLAKQPGNRPQTMTEVWTACHDWLQSVGDTERFTVNQNMPPASKIESPNGAESPSAQATLAPSHDLPLRLTIIDADDEGNRSRTIPGRVQEASPQGMRILTGTIETGQLNIIRDHTVAFKNRLDIEVDLPDGTVHMSGFAVRYNRAPDGRNWVVYIYIKEMPRGDRRRYEAFLRQSAD; translated from the coding sequence ATGAAGTTATGTCCGGTTTGCCACGCCTGCTATGAGGATGTCGCGCGCTTCTGCGTTCGGGACGGGTCTCCGTTATTGGACTCGCTCCCCGTTTCAACGACCTTGCAGGGGCGTTTTCGCTTTCTGCGCCTGTTGACGACCGGGCGCATGGGTGATGCCTATCTCGCGTCGGACGCGGTAGCGAATCACCAAGTGCTCATCAAAGCGCTGCCGGCTTACTTGTTTATCGATCCGGAGATTCGCCAGCGGTTCATGTCAAACTTGGCGCGGCTGACCACGGTTCGGTCGCCGAGCCTGGTGGATTACCATGCGCTCATTGAAATGGACCGGGGGTATGTGGCGCTCGTGACCGAGTATGTCGTCGGTCATGACCTGCGGGAGGAACTTCGCTCCCATCAGCCATTATCGCCACGGCGTGCCGCCACCATCGCGCGTGAAGCCGCACAAGGGTTGGCAGCCGCCCATGCCGTGGGCATCCCGCACTTCGATCTCAAACCCGAAAACATCCTACTGTTTGCCGATGCCGAGACCCAAGCGCTCAGGGTGAAGGTGGCAGACGTCGGATTATCCTGCCTCAAGGAAAGCATGACCGGGTCGGTGACAGACGACACCGGGTCAGAAATCGCTCGCCTGCCATATTACACATCGCCGGAAACGTGTTTGGGGGAGGCACTTGACGCGCGAACCGACATTTACGGTCTGGGGATTATCCTCTACGAAATGTTGGCAGGTGTGCCGCCATTCCAAGCCAAATCACCGGGCAGGATTTTGAGCATGCAGGCTACGGAGACTCCCAAGCAGCTTTCAGCGTCGCTTCCAGAGCCACTCGTCGCGTTGACGATGCGGATGCTGGCCAAGCAGCCCGGCAACCGTCCGCAAACGATGACCGAAGTCTGGACTGCGTGCCACGACTGGTTGCAGTCCGTGGGCGATACAGAACGCTTCACGGTGAATCAGAACATGCCGCCGGCGAGCAAGATCGAGTCACCAAACGGAGCTGAATCACCATCTGCCCAGGCGACGCTCGCGCCATCCCACGATCTCCCGCTGCGGTTGACCATCATTGACGCCGATGACGAAGGCAATCGTTCCCGAACGATTCCGGGACGGGTTCAGGAAGCTTCGCCCCAGGGCATGCGCATTCTGACCGGCACGATTGAAACCGGTCAGCTCAACATCATCCGCGACCACACAGTGGCTTTCAAAAACCGGCTGGACATTGAAGTTGACCTGCCCGATGGGACGGTCCACATGAGTGGCTTTGCCGTGCGCTACAACCGCGCGCCGGACGGCCGCAACTGGGTCGTGTATATCTACATCAAGGAAATGCCCCGCGGCGACCGCCGCCGCTACGAAGCCTTTCTCAGACAATCAGCAGACTGA
- a CDS encoding IPT/TIG domain-containing protein has product MAASLPAISSFSVPGEGVDNTTRIGFAGTAFVTSNNTPASFAVNNYAYLSDPVPLDATSGSSWAINGIDPTSSLASRAVTFSSLTITGFTPTSGPVGTLVTITGTGFDHPITGGYGRSKESSGLAVFFNGVAATFTVVSDSQIDATVPPGATTGRITVERDGDVATSATDFVVILPPVISSFTPPSGPVGTVVTIFGSNFVGVIDVRFNGVAASFTVVSPTQITATVPVGATTGPISVTTTAGAATATPNFIVIASPPVISSFTPPSGPVGTVVTIFGSNFVGVIDVRFNGVAASFTVVSPTQITATVPVGATTGPITVTTAGGTATGTPNFIVIPPPVISSFTPLSGLVGTVVTIVGANFVDVANVRFNGVAASFTVVSPTQITATVPVGATTGPISVTTLAGTAAGSTPFVVLQPPSILSFSPNSGTVGTSVTIIGMNFEEAVTVTFGDLLASFSIVSPTQITATVPVGATTGPISVTTPAGTATSSASFTVIPRVPPQTIGVFRPNSTFLLRQSNTPGPPDIAVPLGEPGDRPVVGDWDGDGKSTVALFRNGQFLIRNANAVAAPVITVPFGQTGDAPLAGDWTGKGFDSIGVFRRGLFLLRNANTAGSPDIIVNYGLPTDLPIVGDWDGDGRTTVGVYRASAGLVFLRNENISGDADISFFYGIATDFPVAGDWDGDGVTTLGVFRSGVFFFRNTNTTGFADFVVSFGQAGDIPLAGRWRDAPLIPPGDFGTGNSTVVWRNQTTGQSAIWVMDGTSFVRSEFLPFAEDCWVIGGTADFTGDGNTDLLWRNQTITGFDALWAFAGVIPTASLPITPEQTDLNWTLSGTGDFNLDGRPDIIRRNTVTNAVELWLMNRVTRAQVVPLSIPGLLPTETIVGSGEVGNVEIPPGGSGQVESSQTPELFLYDRATGAARVVTVIEDTAVDSRPLPSPGPAWQLAALGDYNQDGSTDLVWRNLTTGQNVIWLLRDLALVQSVALPTVPDPRWQIVGPR; this is encoded by the coding sequence ATGGCAGCTTCACTGCCTGCGATTTCTAGCTTCTCTGTCCCAGGGGAAGGGGTGGACAACACGACACGGATTGGTTTTGCCGGGACGGCGTTCGTCACCTCCAACAACACACCAGCATCCTTCGCGGTGAACAACTATGCGTACCTATCAGACCCCGTGCCGCTCGACGCAACAAGCGGATCCAGTTGGGCCATAAACGGAATTGATCCCACGTCGAGCCTGGCCTCACGCGCGGTTACATTTTCATCACTGACTATCACAGGTTTCACGCCGACTTCCGGCCCGGTCGGCACACTGGTCACTATCACCGGTACGGGCTTCGACCATCCTATTACAGGTGGGTATGGACGCAGCAAGGAGAGCAGTGGGCTAGCCGTCTTTTTCAACGGCGTGGCTGCGACCTTCACGGTCGTGAGTGACTCGCAGATCGACGCAACCGTTCCTCCCGGTGCTACAACTGGACGCATTACCGTGGAACGAGATGGAGATGTAGCGACGAGTGCGACAGACTTCGTCGTTATACTACCGCCGGTCATTAGCAGCTTCACGCCGCCGTCGGGTCCGGTGGGGACGGTCGTCACCATTTTCGGTTCAAACTTTGTGGGTGTGATCGACGTGCGCTTCAATGGGGTTGCGGCGAGCTTCACCGTTGTCAGCCCGACTCAGATCACGGCGACCGTTCCGGTTGGGGCAACGACCGGGCCGATTAGCGTCACGACGACTGCTGGGGCGGCGACGGCCACGCCCAACTTCATCGTCATAGCATCACCACCGGTTATCAGCAGCTTCACGCCGCCGTCGGGTCCGGTGGGGACGGTCGTCACCATTTTCGGTTCAAACTTTGTGGGTGTGATCGACGTGCGCTTCAACGGGGTTGCGGCGAGCTTCACCGTTGTCAGCCCGACTCAGATCACGGCGACCGTTCCGGTTGGGGCAACGACCGGGCCGATTACCGTGACGACGGCCGGCGGCACGGCGACGGGCACGCCCAACTTCATTGTCATACCGCCACCGGTCATCAGCAGCTTCACGCCGCTGTCGGGTCTGGTGGGGACGGTCGTCACCATTGTCGGTGCAAACTTTGTGGATGTAGCCAATGTGCGCTTCAACGGGGTTGCGGCGAGCTTCACCGTTGTCAGCCCGACTCAGATCACGGCGACCGTTCCGGTTGGGGCAACGACCGGGCCGATTAGCGTGACAACGCTTGCTGGGACAGCGGCCGGCAGCACGCCATTTGTCGTTCTCCAACCGCCGAGCATTCTGAGTTTTTCACCGAATTCAGGGACGGTCGGCACGTCCGTTACCATAATAGGGATGAACTTCGAGGAAGCCGTGACCGTCACGTTTGGTGATTTGCTTGCGTCATTCAGTATCGTTAGTCCAACCCAAATCACAGCGACCGTTCCAGTTGGGGCAACGACCGGGCCGATTAGCGTCACGACGCCCGCCGGAACGGCGACGAGCAGCGCCAGTTTTACCGTCATACCGCGTGTTCCCCCGCAGACCATTGGCGTGTTTCGACCTAACTCGACTTTCCTGCTCCGGCAATCCAATACGCCTGGCCCACCGGACATTGCTGTACCCCTGGGAGAACCGGGCGATCGGCCGGTCGTCGGTGATTGGGACGGTGACGGAAAATCCACCGTGGCGCTTTTCCGTAACGGACAGTTTCTCATTCGGAATGCAAATGCCGTGGCAGCACCGGTCATAACGGTGCCGTTTGGTCAGACCGGTGATGCTCCTCTGGCTGGCGACTGGACTGGAAAGGGCTTCGACAGTATCGGTGTCTTTCGACGGGGCCTGTTTCTGCTCCGTAACGCCAACACCGCCGGGAGTCCAGACATTATCGTCAACTATGGACTGCCAACCGATCTTCCCATTGTGGGTGACTGGGATGGTGATGGTCGGACAACGGTTGGTGTGTACCGTGCCTCGGCTGGTCTCGTTTTCCTGCGCAATGAGAATATTTCTGGCGACGCTGACATAAGCTTCTTTTATGGGATAGCAACCGACTTCCCTGTGGCGGGAGACTGGGATGGAGATGGCGTCACGACCCTTGGGGTTTTCCGGTCTGGAGTCTTCTTCTTCCGAAACACCAATACGACTGGTTTTGCCGACTTCGTCGTAAGCTTTGGGCAAGCTGGCGACATTCCACTGGCCGGACGATGGAGAGACGCGCCACTCATTCCTCCGGGTGATTTTGGCACCGGCAACTCCACGGTGGTCTGGCGTAACCAGACGACCGGGCAGAGCGCCATCTGGGTCATGGACGGGACGAGCTTCGTGCGGAGCGAGTTCCTGCCCTTTGCTGAAGATTGCTGGGTCATTGGTGGCACAGCGGACTTCACCGGTGATGGGAACACCGACCTTCTGTGGCGTAACCAAACCATTACGGGTTTTGATGCCTTGTGGGCCTTTGCGGGGGTGATCCCAACGGCGTCGCTGCCAATAACGCCGGAGCAAACCGATCTCAACTGGACGCTTTCAGGGACGGGTGATTTCAATCTGGACGGCCGGCCGGACATCATCCGCCGCAACACGGTGACGAATGCCGTTGAGCTTTGGCTGATGAACCGCGTGACACGTGCGCAAGTCGTCCCCTTGTCCATTCCCGGCCTACTGCCGACCGAAACGATTGTCGGAAGTGGCGAGGTTGGTAATGTGGAAATCCCACCTGGCGGGAGTGGACAGGTTGAAAGCAGTCAGACCCCTGAACTCTTCCTGTATGACCGAGCTACCGGGGCGGCGCGGGTTGTCACGGTGATTGAAGATACGGCAGTGGATAGTCGTCCGCTCCCGTCGCCCGGGCCGGCTTGGCAACTGGCAGCGCTTGGCGATTACAACCAGGATGGAAGCACTGATCTCGTGTGGCGCAACCTGACCACGGGACAAAACGTTATCTGGCTCCTGCGCGATCTGGCGCTGGTGCAAAGCGTGGCACTCCCTACCGTCCCCGATCCGCGCTGGCAAATTGTTGGGCCGCGTTAG